A genomic window from Helicobacter pylori includes:
- the pseF gene encoding pseudaminic acid cytidylyltransferase, translated as MRVIAIILARSSSKRIKNKNVIDFFNKPMLAYPIETALNSKIFEKVFISSDSMEYVNLAKNYGASFLNLRPEVLANDRATTLEVMAYHMEELKLKDDDIACCLYGASVFLQEKHLKRAFEALKENQNADYVFTCSPFSASPYRSFSLENGVQMAFKEHLNARTQDLKTLYHDAGLLYMGKAQAFKEMRPIFSSNSIALELSPLEVQDIDTLEDLELAKLKYSRLKNSCQ; from the coding sequence ATGAGAGTGATCGCTATTATTTTGGCTAGAAGCTCCAGTAAAAGGATCAAAAATAAAAATGTTATAGATTTTTTCAATAAGCCCATGCTCGCTTACCCTATTGAAACAGCACTAAACTCCAAGATCTTTGAAAAAGTGTTTATCTCTAGCGACAGCATGGAGTATGTTAATCTAGCCAAGAATTATGGGGCGAGCTTTTTGAATCTACGCCCTGAAGTTTTAGCCAACGATAGGGCTACGACTTTAGAGGTGATGGCCTATCACATGGAAGAATTGAAATTAAAAGATGATGATATAGCGTGTTGTTTGTATGGCGCTTCAGTTTTTTTGCAAGAAAAGCATTTAAAACGCGCCTTTGAGGCTTTAAAAGAAAATCAAAATGCGGATTATGTTTTCACTTGTTCTCCCTTTAGCGCTTCGCCCTATCGTTCTTTTAGCCTTGAAAACGGCGTTCAAATGGCTTTTAAAGAGCATTTAAACGCGCGCACGCAAGATTTAAAAACGCTCTATCATGACGCCGGACTGCTTTATATGGGGAAGGCTCAAGCCTTTAAAGAAATGCGACCCATTTTTAGCTCAAATTCTATCGCTTTAGAATTATCGCCCCTAGAAGTCCAAGATATTGACACTCTAGAAGATTTGGAATTGGCCAAGCTCAAATACAGCCGTTTAAAAAATTCATGCCAGTAA
- the pseH gene encoding UDP-4-amino-4,6-dideoxy-N-acetyl-beta-L-altrosamine N-acetyltransferase gives MKKNYCYENIQAVDFTNLNDEEKLLVLEFRNHPNTALWMYSANISLKTHLQFIEDLKTSPNHRYFLFKEEGVYLGVGSITKINLFHQHGYLGIYKNPFLKNKGGAILKALEFIAFEEFQLNSLHLEVMEDNFKAIAFYEKNHYELEGRLKGFISKDKGFIDVLLYYKDKKKHNGQSFPKL, from the coding sequence TTGAAAAAAAATTATTGTTATGAAAATATCCAAGCGGTTGATTTTACTAATTTAAACGATGAAGAAAAGTTGCTGGTTTTAGAATTTCGTAACCACCCAAACACTGCCTTATGGATGTATAGCGCTAATATTTCTTTAAAAACGCATTTGCAATTCATAGAAGATTTAAAAACTTCACCTAACCACCGCTATTTTTTGTTTAAAGAAGAGGGCGTTTATTTGGGGGTTGGCTCTATCACTAAAATCAATCTTTTCCATCAGCATGGGTATTTGGGGATTTATAAAAACCCTTTTTTAAAAAATAAGGGAGGGGCTATTTTAAAAGCTTTAGAATTTATCGCTTTTGAAGAGTTTCAATTAAATTCTTTGCATTTGGAAGTGATGGAGGATAATTTCAAAGCGATCGCTTTCTATGAAAAAAACCATTATGAGTTAGAGGGGCGTTTGAAAGGCTTTATCTCTAAAGACAAGGGGTTTATAGACGTTCTTTTGTATTATAAGGATAAGAAAAAACATAATGGTCAATCTTTTCCAAAACTTTAG
- the flgH gene encoding flagellar basal body L-ring protein FlgH → MKKALCIGAILLSMSANEPGIDFNPPNYVEETPSKEFIPELNKLGSLFGQGERPLFADRRAMKPNDLITIIVSEKASANYSSSKDYKSASGGNSTPPRLTYNGLDEKKKKEAEYLDDKNNYNFTKSSNNTNFKGGGSQKKSEDLEIVLSARIIKVLENGNYFIYGNKEVLVDGEKQILKVSGVIRPYDIERNNTIQSKFLADAKIEYTNLGHLSDSNKKKFAADAMETQMPY, encoded by the coding sequence ATGAAAAAAGCGCTTTGTATAGGGGCTATTTTGTTGAGCATGTCAGCCAATGAGCCTGGAATTGATTTTAACCCTCCTAATTATGTGGAAGAAACCCCCTCTAAAGAATTTATCCCAGAATTGAACAAGTTAGGGAGTTTGTTCGGGCAGGGTGAACGCCCTTTATTTGCGGACAGGAGAGCGATGAAGCCTAATGATTTGATCACAATCATTGTCTCTGAAAAAGCGAGTGCGAATTATTCTAGCTCTAAAGACTATAAAAGCGCTTCAGGGGGTAATTCCACGCCCCCAAGGCTCACTTATAACGGCTTAGATGAGAAAAAGAAAAAAGAAGCGGAGTATTTAGACGATAAGAATAATTACAATTTCACTAAATCCAGCAACAACACGAATTTTAAAGGCGGTGGCTCGCAAAAAAAGAGTGAGGATTTAGAGATCGTGTTGAGCGCTAGGATTATTAAAGTGCTAGAAAACGGGAATTATTTCATTTATGGGAATAAGGAAGTGCTAGTGGATGGGGAAAAGCAAATCCTTAAAGTGAGTGGGGTGATCCGCCCTTATGATATTGAAAGGAATAACACCATCCAATCCAAGTTTTTAGCCGACGCTAAGATTGAATACACGAATTTGGGGCATTTGAGCGATTCTAACAAAAAGAAATTCGCTGCTGATGCGATGGAAACCCAAATGCCTTATTGA
- the gmk gene encoding guanylate kinase, which translates to MNNNFNLLILSGPSGAGKSTLTKYLQEKIPKTHFSLSTTTRKPREGEIDGLHYNFVSEEEFKQGIEKGQFLEWAIVHNHYYGTSKALVEKALKEGKIVIFDIDVQGHEILKKHYPNACSVFISTKNQEVLKERLLLRGTDSKETIEKRLINAYKEMQSLESFDYLIINEDLEKSKEIILSIAKTLVYRLKAFNFEKICKAWKNESL; encoded by the coding sequence ATGAATAACAATTTTAATTTACTCATCCTTTCAGGCCCTAGCGGAGCGGGTAAAAGCACCCTTACAAAGTATTTGCAAGAAAAAATCCCAAAAACCCATTTTTCCCTTTCCACCACCACGAGGAAACCCAGAGAGGGCGAAATTGATGGCTTGCATTACAATTTTGTCAGCGAAGAAGAATTTAAGCAAGGCATAGAAAAAGGGCAATTTTTAGAATGGGCGATCGTGCATAACCACTATTATGGCACTTCTAAAGCCCTTGTGGAAAAAGCCTTAAAAGAGGGTAAAATCGTGATTTTTGATATTGATGTGCAAGGGCATGAGATCCTTAAAAAGCATTACCCTAACGCATGCTCTGTGTTTATTAGCACCAAAAATCAAGAGGTTTTAAAAGAGCGCTTGCTTTTAAGGGGGACAGATTCTAAAGAGACGATAGAAAAGCGCTTGATTAACGCTTATAAGGAAATGCAAAGCTTGGAGAGTTTTGACTACCTCATCATCAATGAAGATTTAGAAAAATCCAAAGAAATCATTTTGAGCATCGCCAAAACTCTCGTTTATCGCTTAAAAGCGTTTAATTTTGAAAAAATATGCAAGGCTTGGAAAAACGAATCCTTATAA
- a CDS encoding phospholipase D-like domain-containing protein, with product MLDQFKKIVGVSVLVGCLGVLQAKNSLFVLPYEQRDALNALVSGISNARESVKIAIYSFTHRDIARAIKSVASRGIKVQIIYDYESNHHNKQSTIGYLDKYPNTKVCLLKGLKAKNGNYYGIMHQKVAIIDDKIVFLGSANWSKNAFENNYEVLLKADDTETILKAKSYYQKMLESCVGF from the coding sequence ATGTTAGATCAATTTAAAAAAATCGTTGGCGTTAGCGTGTTAGTGGGCTGTTTGGGGGTTTTACAAGCTAAAAATAGCCTGTTTGTCTTACCTTATGAGCAAAGGGACGCTTTAAACGCTTTAGTTTCTGGCATTAGTAACGCTAGAGAGAGCGTGAAAATCGCTATTTATAGTTTCACGCACAGAGATATTGCAAGAGCCATTAAAAGCGTAGCGAGTAGGGGGATTAAGGTGCAAATCATTTATGATTATGAAAGCAATCATCATAACAAGCAATCCACTATCGGCTATTTAGACAAATACCCTAACACTAAAGTGTGTTTATTAAAGGGGCTTAAGGCTAAAAACGGGAATTATTACGGCATCATGCACCAAAAAGTAGCGATCATTGATGATAAGATCGTGTTTTTAGGCTCAGCGAATTGGAGCAAAAACGCTTTTGAAAACAATTATGAAGTGCTTTTAAAAGCCGATGATACAGAGACAATTCTCAAAGCCAAGAGCTATTATCAAAAGATGCTAGAAAGCTGTGTAGGGTTTTAA
- the tatA gene encoding twin-arginine translocase TatA/TatE family subunit, whose amino-acid sequence MGGFTSIWHWVIVLLVIVLLFGAKKIPELAKGLGSGIKNFKKAVKDDEEEAKNEPKTLDAQAAQAKVHESSDMKSAQKQES is encoded by the coding sequence ATGGGCGGATTTACAAGTATATGGCATTGGGTCATTGTTTTATTAGTGATTGTGTTGTTGTTTGGGGCTAAAAAGATTCCTGAATTGGCTAAAGGCTTAGGCAGTGGGATCAAGAACTTCAAAAAAGCCGTGAAAGACGATGAAGAAGAAGCTAAAAATGAGCCTAAAACCCTAGACGCTCAAGCAGCGCAAGCCAAAGTGCATGAAAGCAGCGACATGAAAAGCGCGCAAAAACAAGAAAGCTAA
- a CDS encoding outer membrane protein: MRTLLKMLVGASLLTHALIAKEESAAPSWTKNLYMGFNYQTGSINLMTNIHEVREITNYQTGYTNVMTSVNSVKKLTNMGSNGIGLVMGYNHFFHADKVLGLRYFAFLDWQGYGMRYPKGYYGGNNMITYGVGVDAIWNFFQGSFYQDDIGVDIGVFGGIAIAGNSWYIGNKGQELLGITNTSAVDNTSFQFLFNFGMKALFVDEHEFEIGFKFPTISNKYYTTDALKVQMRRVFAFYVGYNYHF; this comes from the coding sequence TTGAGAACCTTGTTAAAGATGTTGGTTGGTGCAAGCTTACTGACACACGCCTTAATAGCTAAAGAAGAAAGCGCTGCACCTTCTTGGACAAAAAATTTGTATATGGGATTCAATTACCAAACAGGTTCTATCAATTTAATGACTAATATCCATGAAGTTAGAGAAATAACTAACTACCAAACCGGTTATACTAATGTGATGACTAGCGTCAATAGCGTTAAAAAACTCACCAACATGGGATCGAATGGGATTGGCTTGGTTATGGGCTATAACCACTTTTTCCATGCGGATAAGGTCTTGGGTTTGCGTTATTTTGCTTTTTTAGACTGGCAAGGCTATGGCATGAGATACCCTAAAGGCTATTATGGCGGCAATAACATGATCACTTATGGCGTGGGCGTGGATGCGATATGGAATTTCTTCCAAGGGAGTTTCTATCAAGATGATATTGGCGTGGATATTGGCGTTTTTGGGGGGATTGCAATTGCGGGGAATAGCTGGTATATTGGCAATAAAGGGCAGGAATTACTAGGCATCACTAACACTAGTGCAGTTGATAACACCTCTTTTCAATTCCTTTTTAACTTTGGCATGAAAGCCTTATTTGTAGATGAGCATGAATTTGAAATCGGGTTTAAATTCCCCACCATTAGTAACAAATACTACACCACCGATGCACTCAAGGTTCAAATGCGTAGGGTTTTTGCCTTTTATGTGGGGTATAATTACCACTTCTAA
- the argS gene encoding arginine--tRNA ligase — MHTLIKGVLEEILEAEVIIEYPKDREHGHYATPIAFNLAKVFKKSPLVIAEELALKISTHAKTQGFFDSVVACKGYINFTLSLDFLERFTQKALELKEKFGSKLPSENSQKIFLEFVSANPTGPLHIGHARGAVFGDSLAKIARFLGHEVLREYYVNDMGSQIRLLGLSVWLAYREHVLKESVTYPEVFYKGEYIIEIAQKARNDLEPSLFQENEETIIEVLSGYAKDLMLLEIKDNLDSLGIHFDSYASEKEVFNHKDAVFKTLEKANALYEKDSKIWLKSSLYQDESDRVLIKEDKNYTYLAGDIVYHNEKFKQNYTKYINIWGADHHGYIARVKASLEFLGYDSRKLEVLLAQMVRLLKDNEPYKMSKRAGNFILIKDVVDDIGKDALRFIFLSKRLDTHLEFDVNTLKKQDSSNPIYYIHYANSRIHTMLEKSPFSKEEVLQTPLKNLNAEEKYLLFSALSLPKIIEASFEEYGLQKMCEYAKTLASEFHHFYNAGKILDTPKAKELLKICLMVSLSLTNAFKLLGIEIKTRISVKD, encoded by the coding sequence ATGCACACTCTTATTAAGGGCGTTTTAGAAGAGATTTTAGAAGCTGAAGTCATTATTGAATACCCTAAAGACCGAGAGCATGGGCATTACGCTACGCCCATTGCTTTCAATCTCGCCAAAGTTTTTAAAAAATCGCCCTTAGTCATCGCTGAGGAATTGGCCCTTAAAATCAGCACGCACGCTAAAACTCAAGGGTTTTTTGACAGCGTAGTGGCTTGTAAGGGTTATATCAATTTCACGCTTTCTTTGGATTTTTTGGAGCGTTTCACCCAAAAGGCTTTGGAATTAAAAGAAAAATTTGGCTCTAAACTACCAAGCGAAAATTCTCAAAAAATCTTTTTAGAATTCGTGAGCGCTAACCCTACAGGGCCTTTACACATAGGGCATGCTAGGGGGGCGGTGTTTGGCGATAGTTTGGCTAAAATCGCTCGCTTTTTAGGGCATGAGGTTTTGCGCGAATATTATGTCAATGACATGGGGTCTCAAATCCGCTTGTTAGGGCTTTCTGTGTGGCTCGCTTACAGAGAGCATGTTTTAAAAGAAAGCGTAACTTATCCGGAAGTCTTTTACAAGGGCGAATACATCATAGAAATCGCCCAAAAAGCCCGCAACGATTTAGAACCGAGCCTTTTTCAAGAAAATGAAGAAACTATCATTGAAGTTTTAAGCGGCTACGCTAAAGATTTAATGCTTTTAGAAATCAAGGACAATTTGGATTCTCTAGGCATTCATTTTGATTCTTATGCGAGCGAAAAAGAGGTTTTTAACCATAAAGATGCGGTGTTTAAAACCTTAGAAAAAGCGAACGCCCTTTATGAAAAGGATTCTAAAATCTGGCTCAAATCTTCTTTATACCAGGATGAAAGCGATCGGGTGCTTATTAAAGAAGATAAAAATTACACTTATTTGGCCGGCGATATTGTCTATCATAATGAAAAATTTAAGCAAAACTACACCAAATACATCAACATTTGGGGGGCAGACCACCACGGCTATATCGCTAGAGTGAAGGCTAGCCTTGAATTTTTAGGCTATGATTCTCGTAAGCTTGAAGTCTTGCTCGCTCAAATGGTACGCTTACTCAAAGATAACGAACCTTACAAGATGAGTAAAAGAGCGGGTAATTTCATTTTGATTAAAGATGTAGTTGATGATATTGGTAAAGACGCTTTAAGGTTTATTTTTTTGAGCAAACGGCTTGACACCCATTTAGAATTTGATGTCAATACTTTAAAAAAACAAGACAGCTCAAACCCTATTTATTACATCCACTACGCTAACTCGCGCATCCATACCATGCTAGAAAAATCCCCTTTTTCTAAAGAAGAGGTTTTGCAAACCCCTTTAAAAAACCTGAACGCTGAAGAAAAATACCTCCTCTTTAGTGCTTTAAGCTTGCCTAAAATCATTGAAGCCTCTTTTGAAGAATACGGCTTGCAAAAAATGTGCGAATATGCAAAAACCCTCGCCTCAGAATTCCACCACTTCTATAACGCTGGCAAGATTTTAGACACCCCTAAAGCTAAAGAGCTTTTAAAGATTTGTTTAATGGTGAGCTTGAGCTTGACCAACGCTTTTAAACTTTTAGGCATAGAGATAAAAACTAGGATTTCAGTCAAGGATTAA
- a CDS encoding HugZ family heme oxygenase — MLNRIIEHMNAHHAEDMKGLLKKFGQVHHAENVAFKSVDPQGIVIGYNNNQTLRIEFNQEVKDPKDYKNAIIELCQSVEKTHDLKGVEEEIKAFREGFDSVCLATLHPNGHVVCSYASLMHDGKQYYIYVSEVAEHFAGLKHNPNNVEVMFLEDESKAKSAILRKRLRYKTNARFIERGAEFDKAFDAFIEKTGGAGGIKTIRTMQDFHLIALDFKEGRFVKGFGQAYDILGDKIAYVGDKGNPHNFPHKK, encoded by the coding sequence TTGCTTAATCGTATTATAGAACACATGAACGCCCACCATGCAGAAGACATGAAAGGCTTATTGAAAAAATTCGGGCAAGTCCATCACGCTGAAAATGTTGCATTTAAAAGCGTGGATCCACAAGGTATTGTGATTGGCTACAACAACAACCAAACCTTAAGGATTGAATTCAACCAAGAAGTTAAAGACCCTAAAGACTACAAGAACGCTATCATTGAATTGTGCCAAAGCGTGGAAAAAACCCATGATTTAAAAGGCGTGGAAGAAGAAATTAAAGCTTTTAGAGAAGGCTTTGATTCTGTTTGTTTAGCGACCTTACACCCTAATGGGCATGTGGTATGCTCTTATGCGAGCTTGATGCATGATGGCAAACAATACTACATTTATGTGAGTGAAGTGGCTGAGCATTTTGCAGGCCTTAAACACAACCCCAATAATGTGGAAGTGATGTTTTTAGAAGATGAAAGCAAGGCTAAATCAGCCATTTTGAGAAAACGCTTGCGCTATAAAACCAACGCTCGTTTTATTGAGAGAGGGGCGGAGTTTGACAAAGCCTTTGATGCATTCATTGAAAAAACCGGCGGCGCTGGGGGCATTAAAACCATTCGCACCATGCAAGATTTCCATTTGATCGCTTTGGATTTTAAAGAAGGGCGCTTTGTGAAAGGCTTTGGCCAGGCTTATGATATTTTGGGCGATAAAATCGCTTATGTTGGAGATAAAGGCAACCCGCACAATTTCCCCCACAAAAAATAA
- a CDS encoding tetraacyldisaccharide 4'-kinase gives MKSDKPFLERYFYAPTLLQKGLIFALYPFSLIYQCIATLKRKAAKKYDFKIPIVSVGNLIAGGSGKTPFILEIAPRYQEVAVVSRGYQRDSKGLVVVSVKGKILVSQSTAGDEAYLLALNLKQASVIVSEKRELGVLKALELGAKIVFLDDGFRFNFNQFNVLLRPKIPPYYPFCLPSGLYRENIKSYKEAHLVIIEDKDYKRITSITHPTKRMLLVTAIANPSRLDAFLPKEVVKKIYFKDHAPFDLKLLEKKFHQNNATSLLVTSKDLVKLQDCKLPLSVLNLRLEISPKVLEKIDHYVFSYPYNTKERL, from the coding sequence ATGAAAAGCGATAAACCCTTTTTAGAACGCTATTTTTACGCCCCCACTCTTTTGCAAAAAGGGTTGATTTTTGCACTCTACCCTTTTTCTTTAATCTATCAATGCATCGCTACCCTTAAACGAAAAGCCGCTAAAAAGTATGATTTTAAAATCCCTATTGTTAGCGTAGGCAACTTGATCGCTGGGGGAAGCGGTAAAACGCCCTTTATTTTAGAAATCGCGCCAAGATACCAAGAAGTGGCGGTTGTTTCTAGAGGGTATCAGCGGGATTCTAAAGGTTTAGTGGTGGTGAGCGTTAAAGGGAAAATTCTAGTCTCCCAAAGCACAGCCGGCGATGAAGCCTATCTTTTAGCCTTAAATTTAAAACAAGCGAGCGTGATTGTGAGCGAAAAAAGAGAGCTAGGCGTTTTAAAAGCCCTTGAATTAGGAGCAAAAATCGTGTTTTTAGACGATGGCTTTAGGTTTAATTTCAACCAATTCAATGTGCTTTTAAGACCTAAAATCCCCCCCTATTACCCTTTTTGCTTGCCTAGCGGGTTGTATAGAGAAAATATTAAAAGCTACAAAGAAGCCCATTTAGTCATTATAGAAGATAAAGATTATAAAAGAATCACCTCTATTACCCACCCCACCAAGCGCATGCTTTTAGTAACGGCTATCGCTAACCCTAGCCGCTTAGACGCATTCTTGCCCAAAGAAGTGGTTAAAAAAATCTATTTTAAAGACCATGCCCCTTTTGATTTGAAGCTTTTAGAAAAAAAGTTTCATCAAAATAACGCCACTTCCTTGTTGGTTACTTCAAAAGATTTAGTCAAATTGCAAGATTGCAAATTGCCTTTGAGCGTGCTGAATTTAAGATTAGAAATTAGCCCTAAAGTTTTGGAAAAGATTGACCATTATGTTTTTTCTTATCCTTATAATACAAAAGAACGTCTATAA